A single Pseudomonas sp. MM223 DNA region contains:
- the phoU gene encoding Phosphate-specific transport system accessory protein PhoU (*Name phoU), translating into MINKESLTHHISQQFNAELEEVRSHLLAMGGLVEKQVNDAVTALIEADSGLAQQVREVDEQINQMERNIDEECVRILARRQPAASDLRLIISISKSVIDLERIGDEATKIARRAIQLCEEGESPRGYVEVRHIGDQVRNMVRDALDAFARFDADLALSVAQYDKTIDREYKTALRELVTYMMEDPRSISRVLSVIWALRSLERIGDHARNISELVIYLVRGTDVRHMGLKRMTAEVQGTAVADGEKANVPGESDDK; encoded by the coding sequence ATGATCAACAAAGAAAGCCTTACGCACCATATTTCCCAGCAGTTCAACGCCGAGCTTGAAGAGGTGCGTAGCCACCTGCTGGCCATGGGTGGCCTGGTGGAAAAACAAGTCAATGACGCCGTTACCGCGCTGATCGAGGCCGACTCGGGCCTGGCCCAGCAAGTGCGCGAAGTCGACGAGCAGATCAACCAGATGGAGCGCAACATTGACGAGGAATGCGTACGCATCCTCGCCCGTCGCCAGCCGGCGGCGTCCGACCTGCGGCTGATCATCAGCATTTCCAAGTCGGTGATCGACCTTGAGCGCATCGGTGACGAGGCGACCAAGATCGCCCGCCGCGCCATCCAGTTGTGCGAAGAAGGCGAGTCGCCGCGTGGCTATGTCGAGGTGCGCCACATTGGCGACCAGGTACGCAACATGGTCCGTGATGCGCTGGACGCCTTTGCCCGCTTCGATGCCGACCTGGCGTTGTCGGTGGCCCAGTACGACAAGACCATCGACCGCGAGTACAAGACCGCCCTGCGCGAGCTGGTGACCTACATGATGGAAGACCCGCGTTCGATCTCGCGGGTACTGAGCGTGATCTGGGCCCTGCGTTCGCTGGAGCGTATCGGTGACCACGCGCGCAACATCTCCGAGCTGGTGATCTACCTGGTGCGCGGCACCGATGTGCGCCACATGGGCCTCAAGCGCATGACGGCAGAAGTGCAGGGCACCGCCGTCGCCGACGGCGAAAAGGCTAATGTTCCGGGCGAATCTGACGATAAGTAA
- the cheB_5 gene encoding Protein-glutamate methylesterase/protein-glutamine glutaminase (*Name cheB_5), with amino-acid sequence MSKVNVLVVDDAPFIRDLVRKCLRNAFPGMAIDDAVNGRKAMALLDKEAFDLVLCDWEMPEMSGLELLTWCRQQPALKNLQFIMVTSRGDKENVIQAIQAGVSDFVGKPFTNEQLLTKVKKALTKIGKLDSLMAIGPARANSAFANDSLSALTGGKPEAAKVTAPAPAPAAAKPLVNAPTPPAPAPTGRGQGQLRLASGMQPCVIKALSLKEALLVVRRSEALPQVLEGAVLDLEQGENAEVARLNGYLHAVAALEPKPDSDWLQLTFKFVDQDAQKLDYLSRLIARGTAQKHFTPGA; translated from the coding sequence ATGAGTAAAGTGAATGTGCTGGTCGTGGATGACGCCCCGTTTATCCGTGACCTGGTCCGCAAATGCCTGCGCAATGCCTTCCCGGGCATGGCCATCGACGATGCCGTCAATGGTCGCAAGGCCATGGCCCTGCTGGACAAGGAAGCCTTCGACCTGGTTCTTTGCGACTGGGAAATGCCGGAAATGTCTGGCCTGGAATTGCTCACCTGGTGCCGCCAGCAGCCTGCGTTGAAAAACCTGCAGTTCATCATGGTGACCAGCCGTGGCGACAAGGAAAACGTTATTCAGGCGATCCAGGCGGGCGTTTCAGACTTTGTCGGCAAGCCGTTCACCAATGAGCAACTGCTGACCAAGGTGAAAAAGGCGCTGACCAAGATCGGCAAGCTCGACAGCCTGATGGCCATCGGCCCGGCACGGGCCAATTCGGCATTCGCCAACGATTCGCTGAGTGCCCTGACAGGTGGCAAGCCAGAAGCCGCCAAGGTGACAGCCCCCGCGCCGGCGCCGGCCGCTGCCAAGCCATTGGTCAACGCACCCACGCCGCCAGCCCCTGCTCCAACGGGGCGCGGCCAAGGCCAGTTGCGCCTGGCCAGCGGCATGCAACCGTGCGTGATCAAGGCGCTGAGCCTGAAAGAGGCGCTGCTGGTGGTACGCCGCAGCGAAGCGCTGCCGCAGGTACTGGAAGGTGCGGTGCTGGACCTGGAACAGGGCGAAAACGCCGAAGTCGCCCGCCTGAACGGCTACCTGCATGCCGTCGCGGCCTTGGAGCCCAAGCCGGACAGCGACTGGCTGCAGTTGACCTTCAAGTTTGTCGACCAGGACGCCCAGAAGCTCGATTACCTGTCGCGTCTGATCGCCCGCGGGACCGCGCAGAAGCACTTCACACCCGGCGCCTGA
- the pstB_2 gene encoding Phosphate import ATP-binding protein PstB (*Name pstB_2), with product MQQDSHTHGIDMSALGRNKQSLQLAEETVAIEVPGLSLFYGDKQALFDVSMNIPKQRVTAFIGPSGCGKSTLLRTFNRMNDLVDGCRVEGAINLYGNNIYRKGEDVAELRRRVGMVFQKPNPFPKTIYENVVYGLRIQGINKKRVLDEAVEWALKGAALWDEVKDRLHESALGLSGGQQQRLVIARTIAVEPEVLLLDEPCSALDPISTLKVEELIYELKSKYTIVIVTHNMQQAARVSDYTAFMYMGKLVEFGDTDTLFTNPAKKQTEDYITGRYG from the coding sequence ATGCAGCAAGATTCTCATACCCACGGCATCGACATGTCTGCCTTGGGCCGCAACAAGCAGAGCCTGCAACTGGCCGAAGAAACCGTGGCCATCGAAGTACCGGGCCTGAGCCTGTTCTACGGCGACAAGCAGGCGCTGTTCGACGTCAGCATGAACATTCCCAAGCAGCGCGTGACCGCCTTCATCGGCCCGTCCGGCTGCGGCAAGTCGACCCTGCTGCGCACCTTCAACCGCATGAACGACCTGGTTGACGGCTGCCGCGTGGAAGGCGCCATCAACCTGTACGGCAACAACATCTACCGCAAGGGCGAAGACGTGGCCGAGCTGCGCCGCCGTGTGGGCATGGTGTTCCAGAAGCCCAACCCGTTCCCCAAGACCATCTACGAGAACGTGGTCTACGGCCTGCGTATCCAGGGCATCAACAAGAAGCGCGTGCTCGACGAAGCCGTCGAATGGGCGCTGAAGGGCGCGGCACTGTGGGACGAGGTCAAGGACCGCCTGCACGAATCGGCGCTGGGCTTGTCCGGTGGCCAGCAGCAGCGTCTGGTTATTGCCCGCACCATCGCCGTTGAGCCGGAAGTGCTGCTGCTCGACGAACCGTGCTCGGCCCTGGACCCGATCTCGACCCTGAAGGTTGAAGAACTGATCTACGAATTGAAATCCAAGTACACCATCGTCATCGTGACCCACAACATGCAGCAGGCGGCCCGTGTTTCGGACTACACCGCGTTCATGTACATGGGCAAACTGGTCGAATTCGGGGATACCGATACCCTGTTCACCAACCCGGCGAAGAAGCAGACCGAAGACTACATCACCGGTCGCTACGGCTAA